One segment of Yersinia kristensenii DNA contains the following:
- a CDS encoding class I SAM-dependent methyltransferase, producing the protein MSIEPNDSPKFINKQQKIAANFDEKTFDEYADLYEKMFMAPYRQYLEIPTLGGLLGDLSGLKVLDFGCGPGFLSRWLHSKGAESVVGYDISEGMLDYAKFKEKQQPQGISYLSALDDSLTAEFDLVLAVYVMPYAPDKEKLLSMSQTMARLLKSGGRLITLPIHPDFHSDPEYYRPYGLRLLEKEPRTDGSIVNLHICQPPYNVNIDAHYWSAETLMATLERAGFHSLSWRQLQPPSMNRVVAFLSVIICMFLMRQLLMESKVV; encoded by the coding sequence ATGAGCATTGAGCCAAATGACAGCCCCAAATTCATCAACAAACAGCAAAAAATAGCGGCAAATTTTGATGAAAAAACTTTTGATGAATATGCCGATCTCTATGAAAAAATGTTTATGGCACCTTATCGGCAATATCTTGAAATCCCAACACTTGGGGGATTGTTAGGGGATTTGTCGGGGTTAAAAGTATTAGATTTTGGTTGCGGCCCCGGATTTCTATCCCGCTGGCTACATAGCAAAGGGGCTGAGAGTGTTGTCGGTTATGATATTTCTGAAGGGATGCTCGATTACGCCAAATTTAAGGAAAAACAGCAACCACAGGGAATATCTTATCTCTCCGCTCTTGATGACAGTCTTACCGCAGAATTTGATCTGGTATTAGCAGTCTATGTGATGCCTTATGCCCCCGATAAAGAAAAATTGTTGAGTATGAGTCAGACTATGGCCCGGCTTTTAAAGTCCGGCGGGCGCTTAATTACCCTGCCAATTCATCCCGACTTTCATTCTGACCCCGAATATTACCGCCCATATGGATTACGTCTGTTAGAAAAAGAACCGCGAACAGACGGCAGTATTGTTAATCTGCATATTTGCCAGCCCCCTTATAATGTGAATATTGACGCCCATTATTGGTCAGCAGAAACGTTAATGGCGACATTAGAACGTGCAGGTTTCCATTCTCTTTCCTGGCGGCAGCTTCAGCCCCCATCAATGAACCGAGTAGTGGCGTTTCTCTCAGTGATTATCTGCATGTTCCTCATGCGGCAATTATTGATGGAATCAAAGGTGGTGTAG
- the ypdK gene encoding membrane protein YpdK, which yields MKYFFMGISIMLVVWVGTFMIMVE from the coding sequence ATGAAATATTTCTTTATGGGTATCTCAATTATGTTGGTGGTTTGGGTTGGCACCTTCATGATAATGGTCGAATAA
- a CDS encoding cytochrome b: MRHRYSLPQIILHWLTLLMIILTYAAMLLSDSVPDEERTLVKNLHFNFGISVWLLMLVRLWLRHRNVTPAITPKLPDWQLLGAHILHWCLYLMFLSLPILGVLAQAYGGKTWFLLGWQVPQWVTPNDDARVYLKQTHELIANLGYFVIGAHALAALYHHYIRRDDTLRRMMPGE, translated from the coding sequence ATGAGACATCGCTATTCATTACCTCAGATAATCTTACATTGGCTAACGTTATTGATGATCATTTTGACCTATGCGGCGATGCTACTCAGTGACTCGGTACCTGATGAAGAAAGAACCTTAGTGAAAAATCTGCATTTTAATTTTGGTATTTCTGTCTGGTTGCTCATGCTGGTGCGGCTCTGGCTGCGGCACCGAAATGTGACACCGGCGATCACGCCAAAATTACCGGATTGGCAGCTATTAGGGGCGCATATTTTGCATTGGTGTCTGTATCTGATGTTTTTATCATTGCCAATATTGGGTGTTTTGGCGCAGGCCTATGGCGGGAAAACCTGGTTCTTGCTCGGCTGGCAAGTCCCACAGTGGGTGACACCCAATGATGACGCGCGGGTTTATCTCAAGCAAACCCATGAGTTAATTGCTAATTTAGGCTATTTTGTGATTGGGGCGCATGCGTTGGCGGCACTTTATCATCATTATATTCGCCGTGATGATACTTTGCGCAGAATGATGCCGGGTGAATGA
- the alaC gene encoding alanine transaminase, with protein MAESPSKRRFTRIDRLPPYVFNITAELKMAARRRGEDIIDFSMGNPDGPTPPHIVEKMCSVAQREDTHGYSTSRGIPRLRRAISRWYADRYQVDIDPESEAIVTIGSKEGLAHLMLATLDHGDTVLVPNPSYPIHIYGAVIAGAQVRSVPLTEGIDFFGELERAIRETIPKPKMMILGFPSNPTAQCVELDFFERVVALAKQYDVLVVHDLAYADIVYDGWKAPSIMQVPGAKDIAVEFFTLSKSYNMAGWRIGFMVGNPELVNALARIKSYHDYGTFTPLQVAAIAALEGDQQCVRDIAEQYRQRRNALVRGLHEAGWMVENPKASMYVWAKIPEPYAHLGSLEFAKRLLSDAKVCVSPGIGFGDYGDTHVRFALIENQDRIRQAVRGIKSMFRADGLLKPGKSTPSETA; from the coding sequence ATGGCTGAATCCCCTTCCAAACGTCGTTTTACCCGAATTGATCGTCTTCCCCCTTATGTTTTCAATATCACTGCTGAGTTGAAGATGGCGGCGCGTCGCCGTGGTGAAGACATTATTGATTTTAGTATGGGTAATCCGGATGGCCCGACACCGCCGCATATTGTTGAGAAAATGTGCAGTGTCGCACAACGTGAAGACACCCACGGCTATTCAACTTCGCGCGGGATACCACGCTTGCGCAGGGCGATTTCTCGCTGGTATGCGGATCGTTATCAGGTGGATATTGACCCTGAAAGTGAAGCCATTGTCACCATCGGCTCGAAAGAGGGGCTGGCGCATTTGATGCTGGCGACATTGGATCACGGTGATACCGTGCTGGTGCCTAATCCCAGTTATCCTATTCATATCTACGGTGCGGTAATTGCGGGCGCACAAGTCCGTTCGGTTCCACTGACCGAAGGTATTGATTTCTTTGGTGAACTGGAACGAGCTATTCGTGAAACCATTCCAAAACCGAAAATGATGATCCTTGGTTTCCCGTCTAACCCGACGGCGCAATGTGTCGAGCTGGATTTTTTTGAACGCGTAGTGGCACTGGCGAAGCAATATGATGTGCTGGTGGTACATGATTTGGCCTATGCCGACATTGTATATGATGGCTGGAAAGCGCCATCAATCATGCAAGTGCCGGGGGCGAAAGACATTGCGGTAGAATTCTTTACCTTATCTAAAAGTTACAATATGGCGGGTTGGCGCATTGGTTTTATGGTCGGTAACCCTGAGCTGGTCAATGCATTGGCGCGCATTAAGAGCTATCACGATTACGGCACCTTTACCCCATTGCAGGTAGCCGCCATTGCTGCGCTGGAGGGGGATCAACAGTGCGTGCGTGATATCGCCGAACAATACCGCCAACGTCGTAACGCCTTGGTTCGTGGGTTACACGAAGCGGGTTGGATGGTCGAGAATCCAAAAGCATCAATGTATGTTTGGGCAAAAATTCCTGAACCTTACGCCCATTTAGGCTCGCTGGAATTCGCCAAGCGCTTGCTATCCGATGCCAAAGTCTGTGTCTCACCGGGGATTGGATTCGGAGATTATGGTGATACCCACGTCCGTTTCGCTCTGATTGAGAATCAGGACCGGATCCGCCAAGCAGTGCGCGGGATTAAAAGTATGTTCCGTGCTGATGGTTTGCTGAAACCGGGGAAGTCGACCCCGAGCGAAACAGCTTAA
- a CDS encoding GNAT family N-acetyltransferase: MFSHSSISLRTPRLVLDSLNEQDWPLFLQLHQNPDVQRYIADPLEMAEIHARFESRVMPWEKTSNHWLCLVIREKESGQAMGLTGFLAEWLPLQQAEVGYAILPSYHGKGFAKESLMAVLEFGFQQCQFHKMKATVTVGNHASRRTLESCGFQWEGTLRDNFQLDGQWCDDWVLGLLDSEFELSR; this comes from the coding sequence ATGTTTAGCCACTCCTCCATCTCTTTGCGGACGCCAAGGTTGGTTCTGGATAGCCTTAATGAACAAGATTGGCCGCTATTTTTGCAGCTACATCAAAACCCGGACGTCCAGCGTTATATTGCGGACCCGCTGGAAATGGCCGAAATACACGCCCGTTTTGAATCACGTGTCATGCCGTGGGAGAAAACCTCTAACCACTGGTTATGTTTGGTTATCCGTGAAAAAGAAAGTGGGCAGGCGATGGGGCTGACGGGCTTTTTGGCGGAATGGTTACCGCTCCAGCAAGCCGAGGTGGGCTATGCCATCTTGCCTTCTTATCATGGTAAGGGGTTTGCTAAAGAGTCACTGATGGCGGTGTTGGAATTTGGTTTCCAACAATGCCAATTCCATAAAATGAAGGCCACTGTCACCGTAGGCAATCATGCTTCGCGGCGAACGCTGGAGAGCTGTGGTTTCCAATGGGAAGGCACTTTGCGTGATAACTTTCAGCTTGATGGGCAATGGTGTGATGACTGGGTATTGGGGCTGTTGGATAGTGAATTTGAGCTATCCCGTTGA
- a CDS encoding DUF1479 domain-containing protein: MASLQIDDIPAAIKAVKQQLRQALPNYQQVFHAVEENIRQQVTEIRRSLAQGENPVPRIHADDIINGKVTDEQKAQIKKRGCCAILGVFPTEKAAAWNREIGNYLDRNNFVERLKNAAEDNYFGTLAASKPQIYGIYWSTPQVEARQDPRMNAVQIFLNNLWQTESNGKQHFDANQVVTYADRTRRRPPKSSSLGLSPHVDGGSIERWLDENFRHVYRHVFSGEWQQYDPFAAEGRPEVREFPSPAVCSMFRTFQGWTALTPQRTHAGTLNVIPIANAMAYILLRALQDDVADDDLCGAAPGRALSASEQWHPLLMEAISPIPDLEAGDTVFWHCDVIHSVENEHHGEFDSNVMYIAAAPWCEKNAAYLPRQLASFLDGRSPPDFAADDFEVDFTGRATADNLTAIGRQQLGMTK, translated from the coding sequence ATGGCTTCATTACAAATAGACGATATTCCCGCAGCCATCAAAGCGGTGAAGCAACAATTGCGCCAAGCGCTACCCAATTATCAGCAGGTTTTCCACGCCGTGGAAGAGAATATCCGCCAACAAGTCACTGAGATCCGCCGGAGTCTGGCTCAAGGCGAGAATCCGGTTCCTCGCATTCATGCCGATGATATTATCAATGGCAAAGTTACTGACGAACAAAAAGCACAAATCAAAAAACGCGGTTGTTGCGCCATTCTCGGGGTGTTCCCGACAGAGAAAGCCGCAGCATGGAACCGTGAGATCGGCAATTATCTGGATCGTAATAATTTTGTCGAGCGCCTGAAAAATGCTGCAGAAGATAACTACTTTGGCACTCTGGCAGCCAGCAAACCACAAATTTACGGCATTTATTGGTCAACACCGCAAGTTGAAGCTCGCCAAGATCCGCGCATGAATGCAGTACAGATATTCTTAAATAATCTGTGGCAAACCGAAAGCAATGGCAAGCAACACTTTGATGCTAACCAGGTCGTGACCTATGCTGACCGTACACGGCGTCGCCCGCCAAAATCCTCATCTCTGGGCCTATCGCCTCATGTGGATGGCGGCTCTATTGAGCGCTGGCTGGATGAAAATTTCCGCCATGTTTATCGCCACGTGTTTTCCGGTGAATGGCAACAATACGATCCCTTTGCTGCTGAAGGCCGCCCGGAAGTGCGAGAGTTCCCGTCACCGGCGGTGTGCTCTATGTTCCGAACATTCCAGGGATGGACGGCCCTGACACCACAACGCACCCACGCCGGGACGTTAAATGTCATTCCTATTGCCAATGCCATGGCCTACATCCTGTTACGTGCTTTGCAAGACGATGTGGCCGATGATGACTTGTGCGGTGCTGCTCCGGGGCGAGCTTTATCGGCCTCTGAACAGTGGCATCCTCTTTTAATGGAAGCTATTTCCCCTATTCCAGATCTGGAAGCCGGTGACACGGTATTTTGGCACTGCGACGTGATTCATTCGGTAGAAAACGAACATCACGGCGAGTTTGACAGCAATGTGATGTATATCGCCGCTGCACCATGGTGTGAAAAAAATGCCGCTTACTTGCCACGTCAGTTAGCGAGTTTTCTTGATGGCCGCTCACCACCAGACTTTGCTGCCGATGATTTCGAAGTCGATTTCACCGGCCGGGCCACTGCCGATAATTTGACCGCCATCGGCAGACAACAACTGGGGATGACAAAGTAG
- a CDS encoding sensor histidine kinase, with the protein MHQIFEMLLAVFDRAALMLICLFFLTRTRLFRQLLQKEKHTPLELAAVTAIFSLFAIFGTYSGINVEGSLVNVRVIAVMSGGILFGPWVGIITGLIAGSHRYLIDIDGITSVPCLITSIIAGLMSGYINLKVKKERQWSIGILAGMICESLTMLLVVIWAKPTTLGIDIVSKIAIPMILGAVCIGLIVLLVQSVEDEKEVIAARQAKLALDIANKTLPYFRNINGESLRSVCEIIRNDIKADAVAITDTQHILAYVGVGVETYNIGHETISDITKESIQRGKITIRNNDEAHRTPQIHSLIIIPLWEKGEVTGSLKIYYCHAHKITYSLKVMAVGLSQIISTQIEVSRIEHLREMANKAEMRALQSKINPHFLFNALNAISSSIRINPDTARQLIINLSRYLRYNLELNDEQIDIRKELHQIQDYIAIEQARFGSKLTVIYDIDDDIALKIPSLLIQPLVENAIVHGIQPCRGKGVVVIAVKDSGDQIKISVKDTGNGINQETIARVANNEMPGNKIGLLNVHHRVKLLYGEGLQIRRMEPGTEISFYISKNGGKVHAEPRMSAGV; encoded by the coding sequence GTGCACCAGATATTTGAAATGCTACTGGCGGTATTTGATCGCGCCGCACTGATGTTAATTTGCTTGTTCTTCCTGACCCGCACCCGCCTATTTCGTCAGTTACTACAAAAAGAGAAACACACGCCGCTGGAATTAGCCGCCGTCACCGCGATCTTTTCGCTATTTGCTATTTTTGGCACCTATTCCGGCATTAACGTTGAAGGTTCTCTGGTTAATGTGCGGGTCATTGCCGTAATGTCCGGCGGTATTTTATTTGGCCCATGGGTCGGAATTATTACCGGGCTTATCGCGGGTTCTCATCGCTACTTAATTGATATTGATGGCATTACCTCGGTCCCCTGCTTAATTACCAGTATTATTGCGGGTTTAATGTCGGGTTATATCAACCTGAAAGTCAAAAAAGAGCGCCAATGGAGTATTGGCATTCTGGCCGGTATGATTTGTGAATCGCTGACCATGCTCTTAGTGGTGATATGGGCCAAACCGACGACACTGGGTATCGATATTGTGTCTAAAATCGCGATTCCGATGATTTTAGGGGCGGTCTGTATTGGGTTAATTGTGCTGCTGGTGCAGAGTGTCGAGGATGAAAAAGAAGTGATTGCTGCGCGACAGGCAAAATTGGCGCTGGATATTGCGAATAAAACCTTACCCTATTTTCGCAATATCAACGGCGAATCATTGCGCAGTGTATGTGAAATTATTCGCAATGATATCAAAGCTGATGCCGTCGCCATTACTGACACTCAACATATTTTGGCGTATGTCGGTGTCGGAGTAGAAACTTATAATATCGGTCATGAAACAATCAGCGATATCACCAAAGAAAGTATTCAGCGCGGTAAAATCACCATCCGTAATAATGATGAAGCCCACCGAACTCCCCAAATTCATTCCCTAATTATTATCCCGTTATGGGAAAAAGGCGAAGTCACGGGTTCGCTGAAAATCTATTATTGCCATGCTCATAAAATCACTTACTCACTCAAAGTGATGGCAGTGGGTTTATCGCAAATTATCTCAACCCAGATTGAAGTTTCGCGTATTGAACACCTGCGCGAAATGGCGAATAAAGCAGAAATGCGCGCGCTACAAAGTAAAATTAATCCACACTTTTTATTTAATGCGTTAAATGCCATTTCCTCGTCAATTCGTATTAATCCAGATACCGCGCGCCAATTGATCATTAATTTGTCTCGCTATTTGCGCTATAACCTTGAATTAAATGATGAACAAATTGATATTCGTAAAGAATTGCATCAAATTCAAGACTATATCGCCATCGAACAAGCGCGGTTCGGCAGTAAATTGACGGTGATTTATGATATTGATGATGACATTGCGCTAAAAATCCCCAGCTTATTGATCCAGCCGCTGGTGGAGAATGCTATCGTGCATGGTATTCAGCCATGCCGTGGTAAAGGGGTGGTGGTGATCGCGGTTAAAGACAGTGGCGACCAGATAAAAATTTCGGTGAAAGACACCGGCAACGGAATTAATCAGGAGACTATTGCACGCGTGGCTAATAATGAAATGCCCGGCAATAAAATCGGTTTACTGAATGTCCATCATCGAGTGAAATTACTCTATGGCGAAGGTTTGCAGATCCGTCGAATGGAGCCGGGCACTGAGATTTCTTTTTATATCAGCAAAAATGGCGGTAAAGTCCATGCAGAGCCCCGCATGTCAGCCGGAGTTTAA
- a CDS encoding LytR/AlgR family response regulator transcription factor — MKAIIVEDEFLAQEELSYLIRQHSNITIEATFEDGLDVLKYLQNHQVDAIFLDINIPSLDGVLLAQNISKFAHKPYIIFITAYKEHAVEAFEIEAFDYILKPYHESRIVTMLQKLEALHKRDRQNKEQTNSTSHRPAAHTINLMKDERIIVTDINDIYYAAAQEKVTLVYTRRAEFIMPMNITEFCSRLPEEYFFRCHRSYCVNLAKIREIVPWFNNTYILRLSDLDFEVPVSRSKIKEFRQLMRL, encoded by the coding sequence GTGAAAGCAATTATTGTCGAAGATGAGTTTCTGGCTCAGGAAGAATTAAGTTACCTTATCCGTCAGCACAGTAATATCACTATCGAAGCCACCTTTGAAGATGGATTGGATGTGCTTAAATACCTGCAAAATCATCAGGTTGACGCCATCTTTCTCGACATTAACATCCCATCGTTAGATGGCGTTCTACTGGCGCAAAACATCAGCAAATTCGCCCATAAACCTTACATTATCTTTATTACGGCTTATAAAGAGCATGCAGTAGAAGCCTTTGAAATTGAAGCTTTTGACTATATTTTAAAGCCTTATCACGAATCACGTATTGTCACTATGCTGCAAAAGTTGGAAGCCCTTCATAAGCGTGATCGCCAAAATAAAGAGCAAACCAATAGCACTAGTCACCGCCCTGCGGCTCATACTATCAATCTGATGAAAGATGAGCGCATCATCGTCACGGATATCAATGATATTTATTATGCAGCGGCGCAGGAGAAGGTGACTCTGGTTTACACGCGGCGCGCAGAATTCATTATGCCAATGAATATCACCGAGTTTTGCAGCCGCTTGCCCGAAGAGTACTTTTTCCGCTGTCACCGCTCTTATTGTGTGAATTTAGCCAAAATCCGCGAAATCGTACCTTGGTTTAACAATACCTATATTCTGCGACTCAGTGATTTGGACTTTGAAGTCCCGGTTAGCCGCAGCAAGATAAAAGAATTTAGGCAACTGATGCGCCTTTAA
- a CDS encoding L-lactate MFS transporter, whose translation MSSKPVNRWLIVVGTIIVQMGLGTIYTWSLFNQPLGEKFSWSLGAVATTFSITSFSLAIATLFAGRLQERIGIRKLTLISGIILGLGLIASSFATSLGMIYLLAGIVVGFADGTAYITTLSNLIKWFPERKGLISGISVGAFGTGSLLFKYVNASLIANQGVSLAFFYWGIIVMVLVGAGSFLLREKIVAPQAVTGLQSARAGRDFSVKEMLAVKESYFLFIIFFTACMSGLYLIGIVKDLGVQLAGMDLVTAANTVSAIAIFNTAGRIILGALSDKVGRLRVISFTLLVTTLAVSVLSFVPLTHALFFLCVGAIAFCFGGNITVFPAIVGDFFGLKNHSKNYGIIYQGFGLGALAGSFIAARLGGYHATFIVIAVMSVVSLLLTLIIKPPKGAATEAENTSTASSGVTANSHA comes from the coding sequence ATGAGCAGTAAACCGGTAAATCGTTGGCTAATTGTGGTTGGTACCATCATCGTTCAGATGGGTTTAGGCACTATCTATACTTGGAGCTTATTTAATCAGCCGCTAGGGGAAAAGTTCAGTTGGTCATTGGGGGCTGTTGCCACCACCTTCTCTATCACCAGTTTCTCTCTGGCTATCGCCACGTTATTTGCAGGACGCCTGCAAGAACGCATTGGCATCCGTAAACTGACACTGATTTCCGGCATCATCCTCGGTTTGGGTTTGATTGCCAGCTCTTTTGCCACTTCGCTCGGGATGATTTATCTACTGGCGGGTATTGTGGTGGGCTTTGCTGACGGCACCGCCTACATCACCACTCTGTCGAATCTGATTAAATGGTTCCCAGAACGTAAAGGGTTGATTTCAGGTATTTCTGTCGGCGCATTTGGCACCGGTAGCCTGTTGTTCAAATACGTGAATGCCAGTTTGATTGCCAACCAGGGCGTTTCGCTGGCTTTCTTCTACTGGGGCATTATCGTGATGGTCTTGGTTGGAGCCGGTTCTTTCTTGTTGCGAGAAAAAATCGTCGCGCCACAAGCAGTTACCGGCTTGCAATCTGCGCGTGCGGGCCGTGACTTCAGTGTTAAAGAGATGCTGGCGGTCAAAGAGTCTTACTTCTTGTTTATCATCTTCTTCACCGCCTGTATGAGTGGTTTATATCTGATTGGTATCGTGAAAGATTTGGGCGTGCAACTGGCAGGGATGGATTTGGTCACCGCCGCCAATACCGTGTCTGCCATCGCTATTTTTAACACCGCCGGGCGTATTATTCTGGGGGCGCTATCCGATAAAGTGGGCCGCCTGCGGGTTATCAGCTTTACCTTGCTGGTGACCACCTTAGCGGTATCTGTGCTGAGTTTTGTCCCACTGACTCACGCCCTGTTCTTCTTGTGTGTCGGTGCTATTGCTTTCTGTTTTGGTGGCAATATCACGGTGTTCCCGGCGATTGTTGGCGACTTTTTCGGTTTGAAAAATCACAGCAAAAACTACGGGATTATCTATCAAGGGTTTGGTTTAGGCGCACTGGCGGGGTCATTTATTGCGGCACGTTTGGGTGGGTATCACGCGACCTTTATCGTCATTGCGGTGATGTCAGTGGTTTCTCTGTTGTTAACCCTGATTATCAAGCCGCCGAAAGGGGCTGCTACCGAGGCAGAAAACACATCAACGGCTTCATCTGGGGTCACCGCCAACAGTCATGCTTGA
- the glk gene encoding glucokinase has protein sequence MTSYALVGDVGGTNARLALCAVATGEISQAKTYSGLDYDSLEAVITQYLSEHKVTVEHGCIAIACPITGDWVAMTNHTWAFSIATMQQNLGLKYLEIINDFTAVSMAIPMLSPQDVLQFGGTSPQPGKPVAVYGAGTGLGVAHLVNVDSRWISLPGEGGHVDFAPNSEEEDRILAVLRQELGHVSAERVLSGPGLVNLYRAIVISDGRQPENLAPKDVTERALADSCTDCRRALSLFCVIMGRFGGNLALNLSTFGGVYIAGGIVPRFMEFFKASGFRGAFEDKGRFKDFLQDIPVYMITHQQPGLLGAGAYLRQKLGHTLHP, from the coding sequence ATGACGAGCTATGCCCTGGTGGGTGATGTTGGCGGCACGAATGCCCGTTTGGCGCTTTGCGCTGTGGCGACGGGCGAAATATCACAAGCAAAAACATATTCAGGTTTAGATTACGACAGTCTGGAAGCTGTCATTACACAATATTTATCAGAGCATAAGGTCACTGTAGAGCATGGTTGTATCGCCATTGCTTGCCCGATTACTGGCGATTGGGTAGCCATGACCAATCACACGTGGGCATTCTCTATCGCCACAATGCAGCAAAATCTGGGGTTAAAGTACTTAGAAATCATCAATGATTTCACCGCGGTATCAATGGCGATCCCAATGCTGTCACCGCAGGATGTATTGCAATTTGGCGGCACATCGCCACAGCCGGGCAAACCGGTGGCGGTATACGGTGCTGGGACGGGGCTTGGGGTGGCGCATTTAGTGAATGTGGATAGCCGCTGGATAAGCTTGCCGGGTGAAGGCGGGCATGTGGATTTTGCACCGAATAGCGAAGAAGAAGACCGGATTCTGGCGGTATTGCGTCAGGAGCTGGGCCACGTTTCCGCTGAGAGGGTGCTTTCCGGGCCAGGACTGGTCAATTTATACCGGGCCATTGTGATTTCTGATGGCCGCCAGCCCGAGAATTTAGCCCCGAAAGATGTCACCGAACGCGCTCTGGCTGACAGTTGCACCGACTGCCGCCGCGCATTATCCCTGTTTTGCGTCATTATGGGGCGCTTTGGCGGCAACCTGGCTTTGAATCTCAGTACCTTTGGCGGTGTGTATATTGCAGGCGGTATTGTGCCGCGCTTTATGGAATTTTTTAAAGCTTCCGGTTTTCGCGGAGCTTTTGAAGACAAAGGCCGCTTCAAAGATTTCTTGCAGGATATTCCAGTCTATATGATTACTCATCAGCAACCCGGTTTGCTGGGCGCAGGGGCTTATTTGCGTCAGAAGTTAGGGCATACCCTGCATCCTTGA
- a CDS encoding multidrug/biocide efflux PACE transporter encodes MQVHRKSLFERVIHAIGFEVIAVAICAPVGAWLLDRSILQMGTLAILLSSVAMLWNIIYNSLFDTFWPVSRVAKTLRVRALHALGFESGFILIGLPIAAGVLGVSLLQAFMLEVGFFLFFLPYTLFYNWAYDSLRGRIIRSRQPVELKPASGEGRGSN; translated from the coding sequence ATGCAAGTTCATCGCAAATCTTTATTTGAGCGCGTTATTCATGCTATCGGTTTTGAGGTCATTGCCGTTGCTATTTGTGCGCCAGTCGGGGCATGGTTACTCGATCGCTCCATATTACAAATGGGCACATTGGCCATTCTTCTTTCTTCAGTGGCGATGCTGTGGAATATTATTTACAACAGCTTGTTTGACACCTTCTGGCCGGTTAGTCGTGTCGCCAAGACCCTACGTGTGCGGGCACTCCATGCATTGGGCTTTGAAAGTGGGTTTATCTTGATCGGCTTGCCGATTGCGGCCGGTGTATTGGGGGTTTCTCTGTTACAGGCATTTATGCTGGAGGTGGGTTTCTTCCTGTTCTTCCTGCCTTACACCCTATTTTACAACTGGGCCTATGACAGTTTGCGGGGGCGAATTATTCGTTCACGGCAGCCCGTAGAACTCAAACCAGCTTCTGGCGAAGGGCGCGGTTCAAACTGA
- a CDS encoding LysR family transcriptional regulator — MYYSPESLIAFVEAAALGSFSAAARKLRKSQSTISTAIANLEADLGLTLFDRQARLPVLTDHGRRVLAHAQEILAASERLDNLSIRLAGQVETRLTFVLSDTYQPTHHESLLRRFEQRYPDIEFECLIAEDFDVIDLLQIRRAHIGVVEVQHHYPPDIAASRLPAQTEMAIFVNPDHPLAQLPHVHPEQLATTRQLRLNTYNRTEHNQSQGLMWSAPSYLMLLEMAEQGFGWAILPRWLVKQYSRKKLVALSTIGWPKTISIDAVWSKKSPPGPAGYWLLDQLTGKTNNSQ, encoded by the coding sequence ATGTATTATTCTCCCGAATCATTGATTGCGTTTGTCGAAGCTGCCGCTCTGGGCTCTTTCTCAGCGGCAGCCCGCAAGCTGCGCAAAAGCCAGTCGACCATCAGCACCGCTATTGCCAATTTGGAGGCGGACCTGGGTTTGACATTGTTTGACCGGCAAGCCCGTCTGCCCGTATTGACTGACCATGGGCGCCGTGTACTCGCCCATGCACAGGAAATTCTGGCCGCCAGTGAGCGGCTGGATAATCTTTCCATCCGTTTGGCCGGCCAGGTTGAGACTCGGCTGACGTTTGTATTGTCTGACACCTATCAACCGACCCATCATGAAAGTCTGTTACGCCGCTTTGAACAGCGTTATCCTGATATCGAGTTTGAGTGTTTAATTGCCGAAGATTTCGATGTAATTGACTTGCTACAAATCAGACGGGCGCATATCGGCGTCGTGGAAGTTCAGCATCATTATCCACCCGACATCGCCGCTAGCCGATTACCCGCACAGACTGAAATGGCCATTTTTGTCAACCCCGACCATCCGCTGGCGCAGTTACCCCATGTCCACCCCGAACAATTAGCCACCACCCGACAACTTCGCCTGAATACTTATAACCGAACCGAGCACAATCAGTCGCAAGGGCTAATGTGGTCAGCGCCGAGTTATTTGATGTTGCTGGAAATGGCAGAACAAGGCTTCGGTTGGGCTATTCTGCCGCGCTGGCTGGTTAAACAATATAGTCGTAAAAAACTGGTTGCTTTATCGACCATTGGCTGGCCCAAAACTATTTCAATTGATGCCGTTTGGTCGAAAAAAAGCCCACCAGGGCCGGCAGGCTATTGGTTGCTGGATCAATTGACCGGTAAGACAAATAACAGCCAGTGA